The Xiphophorus hellerii strain 12219 chromosome 22, Xiphophorus_hellerii-4.1, whole genome shotgun sequence genome has a window encoding:
- the LOC116713119 gene encoding 5-hydroxytryptamine receptor 1D, translating into MDVQDGFRSPLQAAGINASQTGGTEGGLSKQTQLLLEALLVLMCLGAVIGNVLVIIIVAATKTLHAVTSILILNLAVSDLLVGIGVMPFVAMSIMNTGWVRCPVLCLYVGYSSTVYCTASVLTLTAIALDRYYSIMDCLRYSSRCTLWRTSAVVLWIWLLALVICSPPLLGWSSVSYVVPMYNCAITWASTVSYTAFMAVLIYLMPAVVILFCYVNIIRVARSHARRIHSLQDSVQRSRSPSCPGDSSHQNCGSLHRPWSVTCHKNNESESQTSKQGENISQIVQEAPKQQGSKVRGLFSILAQKNSQPPEPNHQQPHHGGLRLVLIIFAFLLCWTPYICVALVQATETAITGQSTLVPDSVITFSYWLMLLNSDVNPLLYALLSQRFQIALQGLWHRIRAHLCSLFSTEWEVRGDGDDVRITDPGTLTTAHPSTHASTESLNCDNSKLSSSVFTVSTDFKSHSEGYLCNVCHHENTPSVFQDAASEKTHNLQVPSRPQEGSRLPFSALTKERQATFFYGQITVSVEHDVC; encoded by the exons ATGGATGTTCAGGATGGCTTCAGGTCACCTCTGCAGGCTGCGGGGATCAACGCGAGCCAAACGGGAGGGACGGAGGGCGGGTTGTCCAAGCAGacccagctgctgctggaggctcTTCTGGTGCTCATGTGTTTGGGTGCTGTCATAG gCAATGTTCTTGTCATCATTATTGTGGCAGCTACCAAGACCCTCCATGCAGTGACGTCTATCCTGATCCTGAACTTGGCCGTCAGTGACCTCCTGGTTGGCATTGGAGTCATGCCTTTTGTTGCTATGTCCATCATGAACACGGGATGGGTGCGTTGTCCT GTTCTCTGTCTATATGTTGGGTACTCCTCCACTGTGTACTGCACAGCTTCTGTGCTCACACTGACTGCTATTGCTCTGGACCGCTACTACTCCATCATGGACTGCCTGCGCTACAGTTCCCGCTGCACCCTGTGGAGGACTTCTGCTGTGGTCCTGTGGATCTGGCTTCTGGCTCTGGTCATCTGCAGCCCTCCTCTGCTGGGCTGGAGCTCTGTCAGCTATGTGGTTCCCATGTATAACTGTGCAATCACCTGGGCCAGCACTGTCAGCTACACAGCCTTCATGGCTGTTCTGATCTATCTCATGCCTGCAGTGGTGATCCTCTTCTGCTATGTGAATATAATCAGGGTGGCACGCAGCCACGCACGTAGGATTCACTCCCTGCAGGACTCCGTCCAGCGCAGCAGGTCCCCCTCTTGTCCAGGGGATTCATCCCACCAGAACTGCGGGAGCCTCCATAGACCCTGGAGTGTTACATGTCACAAGAACAATGAATCTGAGTCTCAAACAAGTAAACAGGGAGAGAATATCAGCCAGATTGTTCAGGAAGCTCCAAAACAGCAGGGAAGCAAAGTGAGGGGTTTGTTTTCCATCCTGGCTCAAAAAAACTCTCAGCCACCCGAGCCAAACCACCAGCAGCCGCATCATGGAGGGCTGCGCCTCGTCCTGATCATCTTCGCTTTCCTCCTCTGCTGGACACCCTACATCTGTGTGGCTCTGGTTCAGGCCACAGAAACTGCCATTACAGGTCAGTCCACCCTCGTGCCAGACTCTGTCATCACCTTCTCCTACTGGCTGATGTTGCTCAACTCTGACGTCAATCCTTTGTTGTACGCTCTGCTTAGCCAGCGCTTCCAGATTGCTCTTCAGGGACTTTGGCACAGAATTAGAGCTCATCTGTGCAGCCTGTTTAGCACAgaatgggaggtcagaggaGATGGGGATGACGTCAGAATTACTGACCCAGGCACGTTGACCACAGCCCATCCCAGTACACATGCCAGCACAGAGAGTTTGAACTGTGACAACTCAAAGCTCTCCTCCTCTGTTTTCACTGTTAGCACCGACTTTAAAAGCCACTCTGAGGGGTATCTTTGTAACGTGTGCCACCATGAAAACACACCCTCTGTGTTCCAGGATGCTGCTAGTGAGAAGACACACAATCTGCAGGTCCCTTCGCGTCCTCAAGAGGGCAGCAGACTTCCGTTCTCCGCTCTAACTAAGGAGCGGCAGGCCACTTTTTTCTATGGCCAGATCACAGTGTCAGTGGAGCATGATGTCTGTTAG